A window of the Cutaneotrichosporon cavernicola HIS019 DNA, chromosome: 6 genome harbors these coding sequences:
- the PIM1 gene encoding uncharacterized protein (ATP-dependent serine protease that mediates the selective degradation of misfolded, unassembled or oxidatively damaged polypeptides as well as certain short-lived regulatory proteins in the mitochondrial matrix. May also have a chaperone function in the assembly of inner membrane protein complexes. Participates in the regulation of mitochondrial gene expression and in the maintenance of the integrity of the mitochondrial genome. Binds to mitochondrial DNA in a site-specific manner) — protein MLPFRAAARTAPRRVRAAAPAALRAATTAQMAGPSRLASDYMQHSRPPLSRALHATRASFKDKRWVNSALKDGKEANEEDGKEGEAAIEETTEETKEAEEGKENKETEVVKEDKDKVEVKEGGTAESSKDAEKRAKSSGSSTGSSPLSSSKGSGGASPPPPGGKGGGKEIAKPSIPEVYPQVLALPITRRPLFPGFYKAVTITSPAVIKAIRDLISHGQPYIGAFLLKDSDSDSDVITSVDQVHPVGVFAQITSVFSSADQNRQPDNEDPDKPETLTAVLYPHRRIHIDELVTPSAEPPAPPVVPEVTEPTEVDHPEAEVASFEKDVPSVEETREALHPEGEGVGKEAEVIEPSAPQSQIGFLHPLVPEISLTNVTNLDLEPYKKDSQVVRAIMGEILAVFKEIAQLQPIFREQIASFTMSNSAANVFDEPDKLADFAAAVSTGDVHDLQSVLESLNVEDRLQKALLILKKELINAQLQSKISRDVESKIQKRQREYYLMEQLKGIKKELGMESDGKDKLVERFKEKASKLSMPEGVKKVFDEELNKLVHLEPAASEFNVTRNYLDWLTQIPWGVHSPENFNIANATKVLDEDHYGLKDVKDRILEFLAVGKLRGTVEGKIICLSGPPGVGKTSIGKSIARALGRQFFRFSVGGLTDVAEIKGHRRTYIGAMPGKPIQALKKVAVENPLILIDEIDKLGRGHNGDPASALLEMLDPEQNSSFLDHYMDVPVDLSRVLFVCTANVLDTIPAPLLDRMEVIEVNGYVQAEKVNIADKYLSPQAKEANGLKDVDIDVTPEAIETLIRWYCRESGVRNLKKHIDKIYRKAAFKIVEDLGEEALPEPTAVAAEAAVQEPEAKDSKAEAQEDSKPAAADETTEPAEKKTTTSVRQPLKVPEGIHISVGVDNLKDYVGPPVYHKDRLYNKAPPAGVSTGLGYLGNGSGSVMPIEVTSMPGKGGLQLTGKLGEVIRESAQIALSWVKSNAFLLGITKSEADLTVNDRDIHLHMPEGGIGKEGPSAGTAILTAFVSLLTKTPVDPDVAMTGEISLHGQVLPVGGLKEKILAAHRAGIKKLVVPLACKSDIDENVPVSVKEGIEFVFVDDVRQVLAEVFRGSPAAERWLETLPSEAPVRAVEEVQIAASV, from the exons ATGCTGCCGTTCCGGGCCGCAGCACGAACAGCTCCGCGGCGCGTACGAGCCGCAGCACCGGCCGcgctccgcgccgccaccactgCGCAAATGGCAGGTCCATCGCGTCTCGCCTCCGACTACATGCAGCACTCGCGCCCACCACTTTCGCGAGCTCTGCACGCCACGCGCGCAAGCTTCAAAGATAAGCGATGGGTGAACAGCGCactcaaggacggcaaggaagccaatgaggaggacggcaaggaaggcgaggcggccatCGAGGAGACTACCGAGGAGACGAAGGAGGCCGAAGAAGGCAAGGAGAACAAGGAGACAGAGgtggtcaaggaggacaaggacaaggtcgaggtcaaggaaggagggacAGCCGAGTCGTCCAAGGACGCGGAGAAGCGCGCCAAGTCGTCTGGGTCTAGCActggctcgtcgccgctgtcgtcgtccaagGGCTCGGGAGGCgcatcaccaccacctcctggaggcaagggcggcggcaaggaGATTGCCAAGCCCTCCATCCCCGAGGTCTACCCTCAAGTGCTTGCGCTGCCCATCACGCGCCGGCCATTGTTCCCCGGCTTCTACAAGGCTGTAACCATCACGTCGCCGGCTGTGATCAAGGCGATCCGCGACCTCATTTCCCACGGACAGCCGTACATTGGCGCGTTCCTGTTGAaggactcggactcggactcggacgtCATTACAAGCGTCGATCAGGTGCACCCCGTCGGTGTGTTTGCGCAGATCACAAGTGTgttctcgagcgccgacCAGAACCGCCAGCCGGACAACGAGGATCCTGACAAGCCCGAGACGCTCACGGCTGTGCTATACCCGCACCGACGGATTCacatcgacgagcttgtTACACCGTCTGCGGAGCCGCCCGCACCACCCGTCGTGCCCGAGGTCACGGAGCCTACGGAGGTCGACCACCCCGAAGCCGAGGTTGCGTCGTTTGAGAAGGACGTACccagcgtcgaggagacgcgCGAGGCTCTCCAccccgagggcgagggcgtgggcaaggaggccgaggtcatTGAGCCGTCCGCGCCTCAGTCGCAGATCGGCTTCCTCCACCCGCTGGTCCCCGAGATCTCGCTCACCAACGTCACCAACCTCGATCTGGAGCCGTACAAAAAGGACTCACAGGTCGTCCGCGCGATCATGGGCGAGATCCTCGCCGTGTTCAAGGAGATTGCACAGCTTCAGCCCATCTTCCGCGAGCAGA TCGCCAGCTTCACCATGTCCAACTCGGCCGCCAATGTGTTTGACGAGCCGGACAAGCTCGCGGACTTTGCTGCGGCGGTGTCGACCGGTGACGTGCACGACCTGCAGTCGGtgctcgagtcgctcaacgtcgaggaccgGCTGCAGAAGGCGCTGTTGAtcctcaagaaggagctAATAAACGCGCAGCTGCAGAGTAAGATCTCGCGTGACGTCGAGAGCAAGATCCAGAAGCGTCAACGCGAGTACTACCTCATGGAGCAGCTCAAGGGCAtcaagaaggagctcggcatGGAGagcgacggcaaggacaagctcgtcgagcgcttcaaggagaaggcgtcCAAACTCTCGATGCCCGAGGGCGTAAAGAAGGTgtttgacgaggagctcaacaAGCTCGTGCACCTCgagccggcggcgagcgagttCAACGTCACCCGCAACTACCTCGACTGGCTTACGCAGATCCCGTGGGGCGTGCACTCGCCCGAAAACTTCAACATTGCGAACGCGACAAAGGTGCTCGACGAAGACCACTACGGTctcaaggacgtcaaggaccgcatcctcgagttcctcgCTGTTGGCAAGCTCCGCGGCACTGTCGAGGGCAAGATCATCTGTCTCTCCGGCCCGCCCGGTGTCGGCAAGACGTCGATTGGCAAGAGTattgcgcgcgcgcttgGGCGCCAGTTCTTCCGCTTCTCGGTCGGTGGTCtcaccgacgtcgccgagatcaaggGCCACCGCAGGACGTACATCGGTGCCATGCCCGGCAAACCGATCcaggcgctcaagaaggtGGCGGTCGAGAACCCGCTCATCCTCATTGATGAGATCGACAAGCTGGGCCGTGGGCACAATGGAGACCCAGCGTCGGCACTGCTCGAGATGCTGGACCCCGAGCAGAACTCGTCTTTCCTCGACCATTACATGGACGTGCCCGTCGACCTGTCGCGTGTGCTGTTCGTGTGCACGGCCAACGTGCTCGACACGATCCCTGCGCCGCTGCTAGACCGCATGGAGGTCATCGAGGTCAACGGCTACGTGCAGGCCGAAAAGGTCAACATTGCGGACAAGTACCTGAGCCCTcaggccaaggaggcgaACGGTCTCAAGGACGTAGACATTGACGTCACGCCTGAGGCGATCGAGACGCTCATCCGGTGGTACTGCCGCGAGTCGGGTGTGCGTAACCTGAAGAAGCACATCGACAAGATCTACCGCAAGGCAGCGTTCAAGATCGTCGAGgatcttggcgaggaggcgcttCCTGAGCCGACCGCggtggcggccgaggccgccgtTCAGGAGCCCGAGGCTAAGGATagcaaggccgaggcgcaggaggaCTCGAAGCCAGCAGCGGCTGACGAGACCACCGAGCCTGctgagaagaagacgaccACGTCAGTGCGCCAGCCACTCAAGGTCCCAGAGGGGATCCACAtcagcgtcggcgtcgacaacCTCAAGGACTACGTCGGGCCTCCCGTGTACCACAAGGATCGGCTGTACAACAAGGCGCCACCAGCCGGCGTGAGCACGGGCCTAGGCTACCTCGGCAACGGGAGTGGTTCGGTCATGCCGATCGAGGTGACGAGCATGCCTGGCAAGGGCGGGCTGCAGCTCACGGGCAagctgggcgaggtgaTTCGCGAGAGTGCTCAGATTGCGCTGTCGTGGGTTAAGAGTAATGCGTTCCTGCTGGGCATTACGAAGAGCGAAGCGGATTTGACGGTCAACGACAGGGATATCCACCTGCACAT GCCCGAGGGCGGCAtcggcaaggagggccCGTCGGCTGGCACTGCAATTCTCACGGCCTTCGTCTCGCTCCTCACCAAAACCCCTGTGGACCCCGACGTCGCCATGACTGGCGAGATCAGTCTGCACGGGCAGGTCCTCCCCGTCGGCGggctcaaggagaagatCCTTGCGGCCCACCGTGCGGGCATCAAGAAGCTCGTGGTGCCCCTCGCGTGCAAATCCGACATTGACGAGAACGTGCCCGTGagcgtcaaggagggcatTGAGTTTGTATTCGTCGACGATGTGCGGCAGGTGCTCGCAGAGGTGTTCCGCGGCTCGCCGGCGGCTGAGCGCTGGCTGGAGACGCTCCCGTCCGAGGCGCCAGTTAgagccgtcgaggaggtacAGATTGCTGCATCGGTGTAG
- the SAC7 gene encoding uncharacterized protein (GTPase-activator protein for Rho-like GTPases), whose product MVPSRPSPAPVRGRVPYPSADSYLPGDVGLTPTVNTEARLALPSAGNNAPNGSPNSSATPSPAPPTPSTEDSDMNKEGGVAGGLRRLTSRRRSTRDKEKGKEKDKAQELEAPEPLPKEPPVERKLSRQMTEREQSSMSLKNWWKSFKSRDQPPAERSFRRAPQTMNTRRVFGVPLSRVLTYAAMQISTSAPDGSLYVWGEVPILIGRCGAYLKSKTDIEGVFRVSGSAKRIRDLQVRFDEGPKYGIDLNWEESPYTPHDVATILRRYLTQMSEPVTPFQYYNAFRAIQVSDHTAEQKVREYKRLVRDMPRENQYLLLYLLDLLGLFARDSDKNLMTSANLAVIFQPAILSHPGHDMRPAESAISKDVVQFLIDHQAHFVFGMSKRMSNATRRSKSTAAEGSSKATPGTASRSPSDGAAIAASRAGVPFITSPRPPAIPEDREASPQKSEPLPIQVLSPQPISQSTSSILAGQPLAHSPEPHSSSLPKSGASPCLSPSPAPPSTAASPVPLAATNSPQPSVPEPRTSLTLQRPPPVRADTDFMLPSDSDEEAPPGGYYIVERATSPHRATSPFPASPEPTGSVTHATVALQSILPPRPPRRSQDKDKDKVISPIVPSGPGVPIVDILQPSDSDDDAPAGGYVMFENKPGMLRTSAMGRAHSAAASPTARPLTSAETVPARSRTALQSGEGRANSPQPPVQGATGLLRRRTLPTKRVSDFTARMRRAVREA is encoded by the exons ATGGTACCGAGCCGACCTTCTCCGGCGCCAGTGCGCGGTCGCGTCCCGTATCCGTCCGCCGACTCGTACCTCCCTGGCGACGTGGGGTTAACGCCGACCGTCAACACAGAGGCCAGGCTCGCGCTTCCAAGCGCGGGCAACAACGCGCCGAACGGCTCGCCGAACTCGTCAGCGACACCGTCTCCCGCTCCCCCTACTCCCAGCACCGAGGATTCGGACATGAATAAGGAAGGTGGCGTGGCTGGGGGCTTGCGGCGCTTAACGTCGCGCCGGCGGTCGACGCGTGATAAGGAAAAGGGCAAAgagaaggacaaggcgcAGGAACTTGAGGCGCCAGAGCCTTTGCCCAAAGAACCACCCGTGGAACGCAAGCTGAGCCGCCAGATGACCGAGCGAGAACAGAGCTCTATGAGCTTGAAGAACTGGTGGAAATCATTCAAATCTCGCGACCAACCACCCGCCGAGCGCAGCTTccgtcgagcgccgcagACCATGAACACTCGGCGTGTATTTGGCGTGCCACTGTCGCGCGTTCTCACCTACGCCGCGATGCAGATCTCTACCAGCGCCCCTGACGGTTCGCTATACGTCTGGGGCGAGGTGCCGATCCTCATTGGGCGCTGTGGGGCCTACCTCAAAAGCAAGACGGACATTGAGGGCGTTTTCCGCGTCTCTGGGTCAGCCAAGCGCATCCGCGACCTGCAGGTCAGATTCGACGAGGGCCCAAAG TACGGCATAGACCTCAACTGGGAGGAGTCGCCCTACACGCCACacgacgtcgccaccaTCCTGCGGCGGTATCTCACACAGATGTCTGAGCCGGTTACCCCATTCCAGTACTACAACGCGTTCCGTGCCATTCAGGTGTCGGACCACACGGCCGAACAGAAGGTCCGCGAGTACAAGCGTCTCGTCCGAGACATGCCACGTGAGAACCAGtacctcctcctctacTTGCTCGACCTCTTAGGCCTCTTTGCGCGCGACTCGGACAAGAACCTCATGACGTCGGCCAACCTGGCCGTCATCTTCCAGCCAGCAATCCTTTCACACCCAGGGCACGATATGCGCCCCGCCGAGAGCGCGATATCCAAGGACGTTGTCCAGTTTTTGATCGACCACCAAGCCCACTTTGTCTTTGGCATGTCGAAGCGTATGTCCAATGCGACGCGTCGCTCCAAGTCGACAGCCGCGGAGGGTTCAAGCAAGGCTACACCAGGGACAGCCTCTAGAAGTCCATCCGACGGCGCTGCGATCGCCGCGAGCAGGGCAGGCGTGCCGTTCATCACCTCCCCAAGACCGCCCGCGATCCCGGAGGACCGAGAGGCGTCGCCACAGAAGAGTGAGCCTCTCCCGATCCAGGTCCTGTCGCCTCAGCCAATTTCGCAGTCTACGTCTTCGATACTCGCTGGTCAACCTTTGGCCCATTCGCCCGAACCGCATTCGTCGTCTCTCCCCAAGAGCGGAGCATCGCCATGCCTGTCACCGTCGCCAGCCCCGCCCAGCACAGCGGCGTCCCCAGTCCCGCTAGCAGCGACTAACTCTCCGCAGCCATCTGTACCTGAGCCGCGCACGTCACTCACTTTGCAGCGCCCACCCCCAGTCAGGGCGGACACCGATTTCATGCTGCCatcggactcggacgaggaagcACCACCAGGCGGCTATTACATTGTAGAGAGGGCGACCTCTCCCCACCGTGCGACATCACCGTTTCCCGCGTCCCCGGAGCCCACAGGGTCCGTCACTCATGCAACAGTCGCGTTGCAATCTATCCTCCCACCGCGACCCCCACGGCGGTCacaggacaaggacaaggacaaggtcatTTCACCCATCGTCCCGTCCGGGCCTGGTGTTCCTATCGTGGATATATTACAGCCGTCCGActctgacgacgacgccccCGCTGGCGGGTATGTCATGTTCGAGAACAAGCCTGGGATGCTCAGAACCTCAGCGATGGGCCGCGCGCACTCGGCAGCAGCCTCACCCACGGCGAGGCCGTTGACGTCTGCAGAGACTGTCCCGGCCCGCTCTCGGACAGCACTGCAGTCTGGCGAAGGGCGTGCCAACTCACCCCAACCGCCAGTACAAGGTGCCACTGGCTTGTTACGACGCAGAACGTTACCGACCAAGCGCGTGTCGGATTTTACAGCACGCATGCGCCGAGCTGTGCGTGAGGCGTAG
- a CDS encoding uncharacterized protein (NADH ubiquinone oxidoreductase subunit NDUFA12), with translation MRATQRQLGLWSKLISKIPFSSKRPIGHDLAGNRYYELPNPVGGRTKRTVEYADSPTSYAYSSPEDYRRGTAQLPVQWTAWMSHTRATPPSMDELRKDAARQAALRVRVAMIEAREKAERIEQGYLLPDGTEAGEQNVPSSLDGDGLIGGVFATTGGSFASSGGTPHASAKFAYPPAPRDKMPKRRGSAPVVDLAQSESIEAPLQSQTSTPEASATDETSPIAPPRAKVDAMSTDANTLRQLAEEDTRRRLRESGVSEEGVGDAGVKGVGKAFRPRKRGA, from the exons ATGCGCGCAACACAACGCCAGCTGGGCCTCTGGTCCAAGCTGATCTCCAAAATTCCTTTTAGCAGCAAG CGACCCATCGGCCACGACCTAGCCGGCAACAGATACTACGAGCTCCCGAACCCCGTCGGCGGCCGCACGAAGCGTACGGTCGAATACGCCGactcgccaacctcgtaCGCCTACTCGTCTCCCGAAGACTATCGGCGCGGCACAGCCCAGCTTCCAGTACAATGGACGGCATGGATGAGCCACACGCGCGCCACCCCTCCTTCAATGGACGAATTACGCAAGGATGCAGCGCGGCAAGCGGCACTACGAGTCCGAGTGGCGATGATTGAAGCGCGCGAAAAGGCAGAGAGGATAGAACAGGGATATCTCTTGCCGGACGGAACCGAGGCTGGTGAACAAAACGTCCCGAGTTCACTGGACGGCGATGGGTTGATCGGAGGCGTGTTTGCCACGACTGGAGGATCCTTCGCCTCGTCAGGGGGTACACCGCATGCCAGTGCCAAGTTTGCGTATCCGCCTGCACCGAGAGACAAGATGCCGAAACGGAGGGGGAGCGCGCCTGTTGTTGATTTGGCCCAGTCCGAGTCTATAGAGGCCCCTCTCCAATCCCAGACCAGTACGCCTGAAGCTAGCGCTACGGACGAGACAAGTCCCATCGCACCACCCAGAGCAAAGGTCGACGCAATGTCTACCGATGCCAACACACTTCGCCAGcttgcggaggaggatacgcgccgccgcctaCGTGAGAGTGGGGTTAGTGAggagggggttggggatGCCGGGGTCAAGGGTGTTGGTAAGGCGTTTCGGCCGCGGAAGCGGGGTGCGTAG
- the MCM2 gene encoding uncharacterized protein (Mini-chromosome maintenance protein 2): MPSQNTTPTQRSQRNKRRRDEDNDNQVPTPTNYRDLPSSPPAEPQTPSASQLGSSPPHFDFDEDEQEIEDEDEEMRARGRHRDLPDNDDDDDDDEEGENLFGEDMYEDYTANDRLDRYSDIGIDDHSSVVGEMTRAQRQAAEREMSRRDRGLPGVRRARTHMPEFLQSEDGDDLSGDAGLLSGITRRARRRYDELPAELADEEEIPLEHLGDVKTRTVSEWVAIPQVRRAVATHFRTFLTTCTDDNGASVYGQRIRTLGETNSESLEVNFIQLADSRPVLSYFLANSPQEMLAIFDEVALEAVLMYFPGYNNIHSEIHVRINDLPSKLSLRDLRQDNLNCLVRVSGVVTRRTGVFPQLKYVKFDCQKCGAVLGPFYQDVHKELKLSFCSNCSSRGPFMVNSEQTVYRNFQKLTLQESPGSVPAGRLPRHREVVLMWDLIDVAKPGEEIEVTGTYRNNFDAALNSKNGFPVFATVLEANHITKAEDAYASINITAEEEKTIRSLSKDDRIVKRIIKSIAPSIYGHDDIKTAIALSLFGGCAKDINRKHRIRGDINVLLLGDPGTAKSQFLKYVEKTANRAVFTTGQGASAVGLTASVRKDPVTREWTLEGGALVLADKGHCLIDEFDKMNDADRTSIHEAMEQQSISISKAGIVTTLQARCAIVAAANPIGGRYNPTIPFQQNVELTEPILSRFDVLCVVKDPVDPVQDEMLAQFVVGSHMRSHPAYEAQEEMTVNTVLDADIIPQDMLRKYIMYAKDNVRPKLYQLDQDKLARLYADLRRESLATGSFPITVRHLESMIRMSEASAKMHLREFVRSDDIDLAIRVTVGSFVNAQKMSIKKSLERGFRKYVTASSDADELLNFLLGQLVKERVQLHWNVRGEMPPSVEVKVAQLETRARTVDVFDVRPYLGSALFRANGYVLRGGVVEKVFVVGDE, from the exons ATGCCCTCACAAAACACAACTCCAACCCAAAGATCACAGCGCAACAAGCGCAGGCGTGATGAGGACAACGACAATCAAGTTCCCACCCCAACCAACTACCGCGACCTCCCCTCGAGCCCCCCTGCGGAACCACAAACCCCCAGTGCCTCCCAGTtgggctcgtcgccgccccaCTTTGATTTTGACGAGGATGAACAagagatcgaggacgaggacgaagagATGCGTGCTCGCGGCCGTCACCGCGATCTGCccgacaacgacgacgacgacgacgacgacgaggaaggcgagaaCCTGTTCGGCGAGGACATGTACGAGGACTACACAGCAAACGACCGGCTCGACCGGTACTCGGACATTGGCATTGATGACCACTCGTcagtcgtcggcgagatgacgagggcgcAGCGGCAGGCTGCAGAGCGCGAGATGTCGCGCCGCGATCGCGGCCTTCCTGGTGTCCGCCGTGCACGCACGCACATGCCCGAGTTCCTGCAgtccgaggacggcgacgacctgTCGGGCGACGCGGGTTTACTCTCGGGCATtactcgacgcgcgcgccgccgctacgacgagctgccggccgagttggccgatgaagaggagatcccactcgagcacctcggcgacgtcaaGACGCGTACCGTGTCGGAGTGGGTCGCTATCCCGCAGGTACGCCGCGCTGTTGCGACCCACTTCCGTACTTTCCTCACGACGTGCACGGACGACAACGGCGCGTCAGTCTACGGCCAGCGTATTCGCACGCTCGGGGAGACCAACTCGGAGTCGCTCGAGGTCAACTTTatccagctcgccgactCGCGGCCAGTGCTGTCCTacttcctcgccaacagCCCGCAGGAAATGCTTGCCATctttgacgaggtcgccctcgaggccgttCTGATGTACTTCCCCGGGTACAACAACATCCACTCAGAGATCCATGTGCGCATCAATGACCTGCCGAGTAAGCTGTCGCTGCGCGACCTGCGGCAGGACAACCTCAACTGCCTCGTGCGCGTGTCCGGTGTCGTTACCCGCCGCACCGGCGTCTTCCCACAGCTCAAGTACGTCAAGTTTGACTGCCAGAAGTGCGGTGCGGTCCTCGGCCCGTTCTACCAGGACGTTCacaaggagctcaagctATCGTTCTGCTCCAACTGCAGTTCGCGCGGCCCGTTCATGGTCAACTCGGAGCAGACCGTGTACCGCAACTTCCAGAAGCTCACGCTGCAAGAGAGCCCTGGGTCGGTGCCGGCGGGTCGTCTGCCGCGCCACCGTGAGGTCGTGCTCATGTGGGACCTGATCGATGTCGCCAAGCCTGGtgaggagattgaggtCACTGGCACGTACAGGAACAACTTTGACGCGGCACTCAACTCGAAGAACGGCTTCCCAGTGTTTGCGACggtgctcgaggccaaccacatcaccaaggccgaggacgcgtaTGCGTCGATCAACATCactgccgaggaggagaagacgatCCGGTCGCTGAGCAAGGACGACCGCATCGTCAAGCGTATTATAAAGTCGATCGCGCCCAGTATTTACGGGCACGACGATATCAAGACGGCGATCGCACTCTCGCTCTTTGGCGGGTGCGCCAAGGACATTAACCGCAAGCACCGCATCCGTGGCGACATCAATGTCCTCCTGCTCGGTGACCCTGGTACGGCCAAGTCTCAGTTCCTCAAGTATGTCGAGAAGACGGCGAACCGCGCCGTGTTCACTACGGGACAGGGCGCGAGTGCCGTCGGTCTCACGGCGTCGGTACGCAAGGATCCGGTTACGCGCGAGTGGACTCTTGAGGGCGGggcgctcgtgctcgcAGACAAGGGCCACTGCCTCATCGACGAGTTTGACAAGATGAACGACGCGGACCGCACGTCCATCCACGAGGCGATGGAGCAGCAGAGCATCTCAATCTCCAAGGCGGGTATCGTCACGACGTTGCAGGCGCGCTGCGCCATTGTCGCCGCAGCCAACCCCATCGGTGGGCGGTACAACCCGACCATTCCGTTCCAGCAGAACGTTGAGCTCACCGAGCCCATCCTGTCGCGTTTCGACGTCCTCTGCGTCGTCAAGGACCCCGTGGACCCGGTACAGGACGAGATGCTTGCGCAGTTTGTCGTGGGCTCGCACATGCGCTCGCACCCAGCCTATGAAGCCCAAGAAGAGATGACCGTCAACACAGTCCTCGACGCTGAC attATCCCGCAGGACATGCTGCGCAAGTACATTATGTACGCCAAGGACAATGTGCGCCCCAAGCTCTACCAACTGGACCAGGACAAGCTTGCTCGGCTATACGCAGACCTGCGCCGTGAATCTCTCGCCACTGGCTCATTTCCCATCACAGTCCGCCACCTCGAGAGCATGATTCGCATGTCGGAAGCCTCTGCCAAGATGCACTTGCGCGAATTCGTACGCTCCGACGACATCGACTTGGCTATTAGGGTGACAGTCGGCAGTTTTGTCAACGCCCAGAAGATGAGTATCAAGAAGAGCCTGGAGCGCGGATTCCGGAAATACGTGACGGCCTCtagcgacgccgacgaaTTGCTcaacttcctcctcggccaaCTTGTCAAGGAACGGGTACAGCTGCACTGGAACGTGCGTGGCGAGATGCCGCCGTctgtcgaggtcaaggtcgcgcagctcgagacgcgcgcgcgcaccgtGGATGTCTTTGATGTTCGGCCTTATTTGGGCTCGGCGCTGTTCCGCGCCAACGGGTATGTTCTGCGAGGGGGGGTGGTCGAGAAGGTGTTCGTTGTTGGCGATGAGTAG